TCGGTCCAGGCCGGACCGGCCAACCTGGTCGACCGGCGCGGCGAGTGCATTCACGCCGGCTGCCAGCACTATCGCGTCTGCTTCATCGAGAAGGCCGTGCGGGCGAGCAAGCGGGCCGACATCGTCATCGCCAACCATGCCCTCGTGCTGAGCCAGGCGGCCTTCGACGGCGCCCGGGCGGCGCGCGGGCTGAAGGGCGACAACGAGACGACCTCGCTCAAGCGCATCGTCTTCGACGAAGGCCACCATCTGTTCGACGCCGCAGACAGCGCGTTCTCGGCCGCGCTTTCGGGCGCGGAGGCCGCCGAGCTGCGGCGCTGGCTGCGCGGGCCCGAGGGACGAGGCCGGCGGGGCAGGGGGCTGGAGGCCCGGCTGCTGGACATCATCGGCGAGCGCGAGGGCGCCCGCGCGGCCCTGAACGCCGCGCTTCAGGCCGCCGCCGCCTTGCCGGGTGAGGGCTGGTCGGGCCGCATCGCGCCGCCAGACGGCCAGGTCAATCCGATCGGACCTATTGAAACCTACCTGGTCTCGGTGATCGAACAGCTACGGGCCCGGGTCACCGACCGCCCCGGCGCGGCTGAGCAGGGACTGCAATGCGCCGCCCGCCCGGCCATCGAGCTGGTCCGTGAGCGGGCCGGCGAGGCGGCCAAGGCTCTGGCGTCCATCGAAGCGCCGCTGCTGGCCCTGGCCCGTCACCTGGAAGACGTGCTCGACGAAGAGACCGACACCCTGCCCACCTCGGAGCGGGCGCGGATCGAAGGCGCGCTGCGGGGGCTGGACCGCCGAGCTCGCATGACCCTGCCGGCCTGGCGCTCGATCCTGAAGGCCATCGACGAGGACGCCGAGGACGATCCGGAATTCGTCGACTGGTTCGAGGCGACGTTCCTGTACGGCCGTGTCGTCGACGCGGCCTGCCGTCGCCACTGGGTGGACCCGACCGAGCCGCTGCGCGCCGCCGTGCTCAGCCCGGCGCACGGCGTGCTGGTGACCAGCGCCACCCTTACCGACCCGGCCCTGGAAGACCCGTTCGCCCTGGCCGAGATGCGCACGGGCGCGGCTCGCCTGCCGCAGTCGCCCAAGGTGCTGCGTCTGGTCTCGCCGTTCGACTACGAGAAGAACGCCAAGGCCTTCGTGGTCACCGACGTGGGCAAGGACGATCCGCGCCAGGTCTCGGCGGCGATGCGTGAGCTGTTCCTGGCGGCCGGCGGGGGAGGGCTGGGTCTGTTCACCGCCATTCGTCGGCTCAAGGCCGTGCACGAGCGGATCGCCGCGCCCCTGGCCGACCGGGGGCTGGCGCTCTACGCCCAGCACGTCGATCCGCTGGAAGCCGGAGCGCTGGTCGACATCTTCCGGGCCGAGGAGGACGCTTGCCTGCTGGGCACCGACGCCATCCGTGACGGCATCGACGTGCCGGGCCGATCCCTGCGTCTGCTGGTCTTCGACCGGGTGCCGTGGCCGCGTCCCGACGTGTTGCACAAGGCCCGGCGCGCGAGGTTCGGCGGCAAGGGCTATGACGACTCCACGGCCCGCGCCCGCATCAGCCAGGCCTTTGGCCGCCTGATCCGACGGGCCGACGACCGCGGGGTGTTCGTGATGCTGGACGCCGCCGCGCCGACCCGCCTGTTTTCCAGCCTTCCGGAAGGCGTGACGATCGAGCGCGTCGGCCTCGTGGAGGCGATCGAGGCCACCGCCGCATTTTTGTCGGAAGATCGTTCTTAATCAGCACCCTGAAGGGTTTCAGTGAAGCTTGC
The window above is part of the Caulobacter soli genome. Proteins encoded here:
- a CDS encoding ATP-dependent DNA helicase, producing the protein MTAQIPALDLAPALVVLPGPRAGVADGSGEGRVLRTPDARDLLEYGPVLVAHASMTAKRLNLQAPTRGRGVFDVLELYAFTRPATFCAPSAVGLATALGLPEPKGAAAQAQTLRDAAAALLHELSLTPRPSREEALAVAETLARAGWSWGPAVVGALRSAPVGNQFRSSGLDVWARALEWEDQAPPGEPGSRPVDPERASERLKELLHRSGLDEVREAQDTFAREAAYAFAPREREGEPQMMLAEAGTGVGKTLGYLAPASVWAEMNGPAVWISTYTRALQRQIERESHSIYPDPLVRARKAVVRKGRENYLCLLNFQEQVNTAQLGNGDLIGLGLAARWARASRDGDMTGGDFPAWLPTLFAIPPSVQAGPANLVDRRGECIHAGCQHYRVCFIEKAVRASKRADIVIANHALVLSQAAFDGARAARGLKGDNETTSLKRIVFDEGHHLFDAADSAFSAALSGAEAAELRRWLRGPEGRGRRGRGLEARLLDIIGEREGARAALNAALQAAAALPGEGWSGRIAPPDGQVNPIGPIETYLVSVIEQLRARVTDRPGAAEQGLQCAARPAIELVRERAGEAAKALASIEAPLLALARHLEDVLDEETDTLPTSERARIEGALRGLDRRARMTLPAWRSILKAIDEDAEDDPEFVDWFEATFLYGRVVDAACRRHWVDPTEPLRAAVLSPAHGVLVTSATLTDPALEDPFALAEMRTGAARLPQSPKVLRLVSPFDYEKNAKAFVVTDVGKDDPRQVSAAMRELFLAAGGGGLGLFTAIRRLKAVHERIAAPLADRGLALYAQHVDPLEAGALVDIFRAEEDACLLGTDAIRDGIDVPGRSLRLLVFDRVPWPRPDVLHKARRARFGGKGYDDSTARARISQAFGRLIRRADDRGVFVMLDAAAPTRLFSSLPEGVTIERVGLVEAIEATAAFLSEDRS